The Acidithiobacillus thiooxidans ATCC 19377 DNA window CAGGCAGACCGGGCTAATGCTTCTGGTATGGGCAGCATGATGGGAAACATGATGGAGGGTAATGACCATGACCACGAAGGCATGCGTGCCATGATGTCACCGGAGAATCGTGGACCCATGCGTACCGGGATGGAGTTGTTCCAGGTGCATGCAGAGGTGCATCGCAAAGTAACTTTTTTGCCCAATGGGATACACGCGGTCACGATTTCAGCCGTGCCACATACGGTTGCATTACTCCAGGCACATGTGACCCAGATGTATCAGCGCCTGGCGGAAGACCAACCTTTTCCCTATCCGGCCAGTCGAAGCGTTCCCGTCATGTTTGCTCATCCAACGCTATACCAGCGAAAACTGGACTATCTCAAGGATGGGGTGGCGGTGACAGAAACATCATCAGATCCGGAAATGATCCAGGTGATTCATGCCCACGCGCGTGAAATTACGCGCTTTGTCAAAGAGGGCATGCCTGCGATGATGCGGGGAATGATGTCCTCATGAGATGCAGGGATGCTGATTGACGCGGGATCAGGCGTGTCTGGTAGACCCTTATAGATGGCATGGATGCCTCCCCCTACAGGACCGGCAGCGGGGTGCTTCGGAAGGGAGTCCCCGCTTGATCCGGACGGCATCAAGGTGCCAAGGTGGAAATTTATCCACGGTAAGGACAAGGAGGGCTCGTCATGCAGATTACAACTTATGGACTGGATTTGGCAAAAAGGGTCATGCAGCTGCACTGGATAGACATGGAGACCGGTGAGATTCATCGCAAACAGATGAAGCGTCGGGCACTTCTGGAGTTTTTTGCCAATCGGCAACCGAGTATCGTGGCCATGGAAGCCTGTGGCAGTGCGCATTATTGGGGCCGGGAATTACGCAAGCTCGGTCATGAGGTCCGTCTGGTAGCGGCGCAATTTGTGCGGCCTTTCGTGAAGACCAACAAGACCGATGCAGCGGATGCAGCAGCCATCTGGGAAACCGTACAGCGGCCCGATATGCGCTTTGTGGCGGTCAAGAGTGAAGAGCAGCAATCCATCCTGTCGCTCCACCGTATCCGGGAGCAACTCATCAAGGTCCGCACGATGCAGGTGAACCAGATCCGAGGCTTGCTCTATGAATTTGGCGCCGATCTGCCGCAAGATCGCCAGAAGGGCCTGAAAGAAGTGCCGGATGCTTTGGCCGACTTGGAAGAGTGTCTTTGAGAAAACCCAGTAAGGCCTTGTCTTCGAGTTGTGTGGCTGCGAGGTTGATGTGCACATCCAGGCAGTGCCCCTGGCGATGCCATTGTGCGGCCTGAGCGCAGGCCGTCTCGATGATCCAGTGCCCGACCGCCTGCATCAGGGGCAGAGACTCCAGGATTTCCAGAAATTCCCCGGGACTCAGCAAGCCTCGGGTCGGATGTTGCCAGCGCAACAGCGCTTCAGCCCCGCTGATCTGGCGCGGGGACAGAGTGACAATGGGTTGCCAGTGCAAGCGGAATTCCCCCCGGTCAAGGGCATGCCGTAAATCATGGACGAGCGCTTGCCTTTCGGCCAGAGCCTCGCCAATATCATTATCGTAAAACTGCCATTGATCGCCGCCGGCCTGCTTGGCGGCATACATGGCGAGATCGGCATGATGGACGATTTCTTCGGCACTTCCGTCATCGAAAGGATAGACGCTGACCCCGATGCTCGCGCTGAGCGGCAGAGTGAGTTCCCCCTTATGGACATCCCGGTGTACGGTTTCCACCATTCTTTGGGCGATGGCCTCCACTTCGCTGATGTGGGTCATATCTTGCGCGAGCACCATGAATTCATCGCCCGCATAGCGCAAGACACTGTCTTCGCCGCGCAAGGCGCTGCGTAAATCGTGCGCGACCTGCTGGAGGGTTTCATCGCCGACATGATGCCCGAGGCGATCATTGATAGGTTTGAAGCCATCCAGATCCAGAAAGAGCAGGGCAAATAAACACTGGTGGCGTTCCGCGCGGGCCATGGCGGTCGTGATCCGTTCAGTGACCACGCGGCGGTTGGGTAGACCCGTCAGCATATCCCGGGTGGCGAGTCCTTCCATGCGCATTTCGAGTTTTTCGCGGTGCAGATTGGCCCCCAGCAGGTCGGTGATGAGGCGCAGGTGATCCCAGCGATCTTCCGGAATACGTACTGGCGGTTGGCTCTGAAACCAGGAGATCGCCAAAACGCCCTGAAGGCCTTCTGGGCCGGGTATGGGGATGGCCAGACTACCCTGCAGACCGGCATCAACAAATTCGGGCATGGCGTAAATGGACTGGGGGTAGTCGGAGACATAAACCGGCTCTCCCCGCTGCAAGGCGGCACCGGATGTGCCCAGGTGATCCGGGAATGACCAGCGGGCAAAAGCCTGGTAGGAGGCTGGCAGACCGTGAAAAAAACGATACTGGAGTTGGTGCCCGTCCTCTTGACAGAGTAGACCGGCACCGTCGGCCTGGGCCTCCATAATGGCCTGTTTCGCGGCTTCATGGAAAAATGCCTCCAGATCATAGACCCGGGCCAGTTGACGCAGCGCCAGAATGGCATCGTGTAGGCGTTTGCGTTCATAGGCCGTGCTCATCACATATTGGCAGGCGTCCAGCAAACGTAGCAGGGGCGTGATCCCGGCTACCGGGTCGGTCTGTTCCGTCACCGCCGCACGAATGGCTTCACCGGTAAGAGACGTGCGCAGAAAAGTGAAAGTAGCCCAGATTTGTGGCAAAGGGATGGTCAACTCGATATGCCGCTCTCCCATATGCCGCTGGGTATCCCAAAAAGCGCCATCATAGGGACCGGCAAGCAGTTTCTCCAGCCAGTCTTTTTGCATGGCCCGCAAACGGGCAGCCTGATCTGCGTCGCCGGGCAGGTTTGATGTTTCGAGTTGGCTTTGTATGTGGTTGTACAGATCTTCGGTCAGTTGCGCCAGACGCGGGCGGAGGGTAGTCCCAAGCTGTTTCAGGCGCAGCGTGTCCTGTTCGGAGAATGCAACTGTTGCGGCACCTTCGGGTCCTGCGGATGTCGTCGTCACCAGATGCGGTCCGGACCTGGATGGAAGCTGTGCGCGGGTTTGGCTGCGCCATACGGGGAGTTATCCGGTTTCGAGATCATCTTCCCGCCCTTCCTCCAGCAAAATACGGAACTCCGCATCCATCGCCAGAGTCTCAATGGTGTCATTCAGAGCGGTCCCAAAGTGAATATTCAACTGTTGCAAGGCTTGCAGCCTGCAAGGCTTGCCATGCGGCATCGGACACCCGCACACTGACCCGATGGTTCCGATTCGGTAGCGTTTTTTTACGGACGCAGGGGGTCGTTTTATGGGTACTGTCGGTATTCATGGTCAGTTCCTGTCAGGCTAACCGCCTAATCAGTATGTTATGACTGCGTCTAACTCCGGTCAAATCTGGGAACATATTTCTTCTGGTAGTGGATGCCGAGCTAGCCTACCCATGACTGACACCGGGTCGGTGCATTGTCAGAGCTTGAGATCGTTCAGCTTTCAGCAAATACCAAAGCGAATACCCTCCAAACCGGATGATGTCTAATGGAAAAATTCATTGTTTCTTGATCGAGCTCAAGGAATACCCTATTGAAATAATCAACTATAGGTCATAGTTGTTTCACAACGACCTTTTATTCGTGGAGGATAGTCATGACGATTGTTACCAACTTTATTTGCACAAAATTTAGGGGCTTTGATCTTGAGCGGATGAAAAGTTACCAACTTTATTTATTTTTGAAAATCTCGATGCGCCAATTTTAGGGGCCCAGGACTTGAAAAAGTTACCAACTTTATTTGTATGCTACAACAGGCCTGGATATGACTGGAACTTGCAGCATGTTGACCACAGCGTACGATATCCTGAACCAGGGTTTGTTCAACGGGTTGCCCGCTAAAGCGCCGTATGGATCGATGTTGCTTTAACACGTTGAGTGTGTCGTTCATATTCAATCTCCAAATGAATGGTGCGAATCAGGATAGGGCGCCTTCATGTTGCAATAACCAGCGTTTGCGATCTATGCCGCCCGCATAGCCAGTCAGGGTGCCATTGCTGCCAATGACCCGGTGGCAGGGTACGACAATACCAATGGGATTCTTGCTGTTGGCGTGTCCTACCGCGCGAACAGCCGCAGGAAGGTTCATGCCCTGAGCCTGTTCCTTGTAGCTGCGGGTTTCTCCGGCGGGAATGGTGCGTAACCATGCCCAGGCTGCCTGTTGAAAGGGCGTTCCGGCAGATTTTGTAGGAATGACCGTCAGTGCCTGCAAATCTCCCGCCCAGTAAGCCTCCAGACTATGACGTATCAACGTGGGCAGGGGTCCGCTGGTCAGCGTGATCCGGTCCGTGCCGTACAATCGACCGAGATCTGCAAGGATACTGTGCTGGCTGTCTTCCCAGTAATCCAACGCCCGCAAAGTGCCTTGCGGATCAGTTACCAGGAGCATTTCCCCCAAAGGGGTATTGCACCTATGAATATGCCAGTCCAAGGATTCGTTGAGAGACATGCTTTCAGCCCTGCAAGAGCCACTAATGCCGCAAGCGTTCCAGTAAATCCACCGCCAGGGCGGCTCCGGCCAGATCAATTTCCAGATCACGGGCGAGACGGCGGCTCAGCCTGGCCCGATAAAGATCCAGGCTGCGGAAGCGCCAGTGCTGGGGACCGCTGCCTTCGGGATGAATGACGCCATAGTGGACCAGTTGCACGGCTTCGCCTTCGGCACAATGCAGCAAGGTGCAGAAGCGCGACAAATCAAAGCAGAAAGCCCCCTCCTCCAGCAGTTCCGCTTCAATAACCTGAATGGGTGTTGAGACCATCGTGCACTCTCCTCTCTAACGGCGGGGATGATAGCTGGATATTTCTCCTAACTGGGTCCACAAAGCCTTTTCATCATCGCTGATATTTTTGGGGACGACTATTTGAATAATAGCGTAAAGATCACCCGCTGGTTTGCTGCTGGTTCCTGGCAGTCCTTTTTGGGAGAGACGCAGTTTTTGGCCGCTGCTGCTGCCCGCCGGGATTTTCATCCGGACACTGCCTTCCAGAGTGGGAACCTCAACGCTGGCACCCAGCACTGCTTCCCAGGGGGTGATGTGCAGGTCGTGATACAGGTCGGCCCCCTCTACCCGGAATTTGGAATGGGGTTGAAAATGGACCTGCAGATAAAGATCGCCATTGGGTCCGCCGCCCATGCCCGGTGAGCCTTGTCCTGCCATGCGCAATCGCTGGCCTTCGCGAATGCCCTTGGGGATTTTGACGGTAAGGCGCCGCGCTTCCCGGCGCATCCGGCCATCGGGTCCAAGCGTGGGCATTTCCAGGTTGATGTCGCGTTGCGCTCCTTGAGCGGCATCCTCCAGACTGATCTGGATGCTGGCTTCACTGTCTTCGCCCTGGCTGCGAAATCCTCCGCCGCCGCCATGAAAACCACCAGCGCCGCCATGTTGCTGGCGAAACAGGGATTCAAAAAAGTCGCTGAAGCCGCCATTGCCCCCAAAATCTGCGCCGCCAAATCCACCACCTCCAAAACCGCCAGGCTGCCCACCCCAGCCGGGCGGTGGACGGAAATCCTGCCCGGCGCGCCAGTTGCTGCCCAGCTGGTCGTAGGCCGTCCGTTTTTCCGGATCTTTCAAAACCTCATAGGCTTCCTGCAAATCCTTGAAGCGGTCTTCAGCGTTGGCTTCCTTGCTGACGTCAGGGTGATATTTCCGGGCCATTTTGCGATACGCGGCCTTGATGGCATCGGCATCGGCCCCGCGTTCCACCCCGAGAATTTTGTAGTAGTCTTTGTATTCCAATGGTTCCCCCTTATCATGGGTTATAGCAGACAGGGCCAAGCCTGTAAGTCTGCTCTCACAATGCGGCCATTATACCGTGTTTTCAAGCCCGCCAGGTCGGGTGGGAGGAATGTTTTTTGTCTGATTGGTCAACCCTGAATCCTCGCCAGCTGGAGGCGGTGACGCTTCCCCCTGGTCCGGCACTGGTGCTGGCTGGTGCCGGTTCCGGTAAAACCCGGGTGCTTACCAGCCGCATCGCGCATCTGCTCGAAGAGGGGGTGCATCCCGGAGAAATTCTGGCCGTCACCTTCACCAACAAGGCGGCACGATCCATGCGCGAACGCCTTGATAAAATGGTCGCCATGGAACTGCGCGGCCTGTGGATGGGGACATTTCACGGCCTCGCACATCGCCTGATTCGCCTGCATCATGAAGCACTGAAGTTGCCCGCTGATTTTCAGGTGCTGGATTCCGAAGACAGTCAGCGTTTGTTGCGCCGCCTCATGCGCGAGGCGCAGATGGACGAAAAGCAGTGGCCACCCCGGGCGATGGCGGGGCGCATTGGCCGCTGGAAGGACGAAGGCTGGGGACCGGAGCAGGTGTTGCGCTACGAAGGACCGGCGGCTGCGGCTTTTGTGCCGATTTATCAGGCCTATGAAGTCGCCAAGCAACGCTCCGGGCTACTCGATTTTGGTGATTTACTTCTGTATGCCCTGAAGCTTTGGGCGTCTCCCGAGATTCTGGATCATTATCAGCGGCGTTTTCAACATATTCTGGTGGACGAGTTTCAGGATACCAATGCGGTGCAATATGCCTGGCTGAAAGGGCTGGCGCGGCATGGCCAGATTTTTGTGGTTGGGGATGATGACCAGTCCATTTATGCCTGGCGCGGTGCGCGGGTCGAGAACCTGTTGCGTTTCGGGGAAGACTTTGCGGGTGCCCGGGTGGTGCGTCTGGAGCAGAATTATCGATCTACCGCTGCCATTCTCCAGGCAGCCAATGCCGTAATTGCCAACAATCCCGAGCGCATGGGTAAAACCCTATGGACCGCCGAGTCCGGTGGCGAAGCGGTGCACCTGTACACGGCGTACAATGAATTTGATGAGGCCCGTTATGTGATTGGGCGGATTCAGCAGTGGCAGGATCAGGGCGGGCGTCGCTCTGATTGCGCCATTCTTTATCGTTCCAATGCCCAGTCCCGCGCTTTTGAAGAAGTTCTGGTGCGTGAAGGTTTGCCTTATCGGGTTTATGGTGGCCTGCGCTTTTTTGAGCGGGCGGAAATCAAGGATACCCTCGCCTATTTGCGTCTGACTGCCAATCGTCATGATGATGCTTCCTTCGAACGGGTTGTGAATGTCCCTTCG harbors:
- a CDS encoding nitroreductase family protein; translated protein: MNDTLNVLKQHRSIRRFSGQPVEQTLVQDIVRCGQHAASSSHIQACCSIQIKLVTFSSPGPLKLAHRDFQK
- a CDS encoding methylated-DNA--[protein]-cysteine S-methyltransferase, with translation MSLNESLDWHIHRCNTPLGEMLLVTDPQGTLRALDYWEDSQHSILADLGRLYGTDRITLTSGPLPTLIRHSLEAYWAGDLQALTVIPTKSAGTPFQQAAWAWLRTIPAGETRSYKEQAQGMNLPAAVRAVGHANSKNPIGIVVPCHRVIGSNGTLTGYAGGIDRKRWLLQHEGALS
- a CDS encoding chaperone modulator CbpM translates to MVSTPIQVIEAELLEEGAFCFDLSRFCTLLHCAEGEAVQLVHYGVIHPEGSGPQHWRFRSLDLYRARLSRRLARDLEIDLAGAALAVDLLERLRH
- a CDS encoding DnaJ C-terminal domain-containing protein, encoding MEYKDYYKILGVERGADADAIKAAYRKMARKYHPDVSKEANAEDRFKDLQEAYEVLKDPEKRTAYDQLGSNWRAGQDFRPPPGWGGQPGGFGGGGFGGADFGGNGGFSDFFESLFRQQHGGAGGFHGGGGGFRSQGEDSEASIQISLEDAAQGAQRDINLEMPTLGPDGRMRREARRLTVKIPKGIREGQRLRMAGQGSPGMGGGPNGDLYLQVHFQPHSKFRVEGADLYHDLHITPWEAVLGASVEVPTLEGSVRMKIPAGSSSGQKLRLSQKGLPGTSSKPAGDLYAIIQIVVPKNISDDEKALWTQLGEISSYHPRR
- a CDS encoding UvrD-helicase domain-containing protein, encoding MSDWSTLNPRQLEAVTLPPGPALVLAGAGSGKTRVLTSRIAHLLEEGVHPGEILAVTFTNKAARSMRERLDKMVAMELRGLWMGTFHGLAHRLIRLHHEALKLPADFQVLDSEDSQRLLRRLMREAQMDEKQWPPRAMAGRIGRWKDEGWGPEQVLRYEGPAAAAFVPIYQAYEVAKQRSGLLDFGDLLLYALKLWASPEILDHYQRRFQHILVDEFQDTNAVQYAWLKGLARHGQIFVVGDDDQSIYAWRGARVENLLRFGEDFAGARVVRLEQNYRSTAAILQAANAVIANNPERMGKTLWTAESGGEAVHLYTAYNEFDEARYVIGRIQQWQDQGGRRSDCAILYRSNAQSRAFEEVLVREGLPYRVYGGLRFFERAEIKDTLAYLRLTANRHDDASFERVVNVPSRGIGAVSVERLRNLAREKGLSLWQAAGALNQAKINGFLNLVDTLAEQTQEQDLDKRVEIILQHTALREWHSREGDRAEGRLENLDELINAARAYGQDWHADPQLGELAPQPGNMLSEFLTHAALEAGDGAGDAWEDCVQLMSLHSAKGLEFPLVFLVGLEEGLFPHQRSLEDGQGLAEERRLCYVGMTRAMRLLVLSHAESRRLHGSERMSMPSRFLREIPQELLQDLRPRARISRPAMALRPAAPEMPYPLGSRLQHPVFGEGTVLDYEAGGRQGRIQVQFSSGAKWLALGVVQLQQLP